The Setaria italica strain Yugu1 chromosome IX, Setaria_italica_v2.0, whole genome shotgun sequence genome has a window encoding:
- the LOC101753525 gene encoding cuticle collagen 7-like: MPRSPSQLLAATFPEDAGMDAVALELTLSSQPGLLGPALRGPPLSPARSAASARRCSPAPGLVAVARRWPDTEGSPPGSVGGHGQLLLLPSFRPPPHGAPGASGHRAARRGTACWGTTGSAGPGAAPGAGTPGEGV; this comes from the coding sequence ATGCCGCGCTCGCCATCGCAGCTGCTGGCCGCCACCTTCCCCGAGGACGCCGGCATGGACGCGGTGGCGCTCGAGCTCACGCTGAGCTCGCAGCCAGGCCTCCTCGGCCCCGCATTGCGCGGGCCGCCGCTCTCCCCCGCGCGCTCCGCTGCCTCTGCCCGGCGCTGCAGCCCCGCACCCGGCCTGGTCGCCGTCGCTCGCCGCTGGCCGGACACGGAGGGCTCCCCGCCTGGGAGTGTAGGTGGGCACGGCCAgctcctgctcctcccctcGTTCCGGCCCCCACCTCACGGCGCTCCAGGCGCTAGCGGCCACCGGGCCGCTCGCCGCGGGACAGCCTGCTGGGGCACGACGGGGAGCGCGGGTCCCGGAGCCGCGCCAGGAGCTGGGACGCCGGGCGAGGGAGTTTGA
- the LOC101767033 gene encoding cytochrome P450 89A2, giving the protein MGTQLLLLAALLLLPLAALLLARQRGVRGGKSGARVPPGPPGLPFLGNLLLLRRSSSDVEALLRRLVARYGPVVSLRVGSTLSIFISDRRVAHAALVGSGAALADRPAVTRGLLGENGNTISRSSYGPVWRLLRRNLVAETLHPSRVKLFGPARAWVRRVLAEMLGREAEEARAQARAPAPVMETFRYAMFCLLVLMCFGERLDEPAVRDIAAAQQAWLMFVGQNATVLAFWPALTRILLRGRLQKGLDARRRQKELFVPLIEARRERKKQLDSPVGGGAAAAAPEKETFEHSYVDTLLDLRLADEGNRALTDEEMANLCSEFLTAGTDTTSTALQWIMAELVKNPAVQEKLYGEIKAACGGEQEEVGEEDTHRMPYLKAVILEGLRRHPPAHFLLAHKAAEDIEVGGYLIPKGATVNFTVAEMGWDEREWDRPREFVPERFLPGGDGEGVDVTGSREIKMMPFGVGRRICAGLGIAMLHLEYFVANLVREFEWKGVPGEEVDLTETREFTTVMKIPLRARLLRRTAG; this is encoded by the coding sequence ATGGGCAcacagctcctcctcctcgccgccctcctcctcctgcccctCGCCGCCCTCCTGCTCGCGAGGCAGCGCGGGGTCCGCGGGGGCAAGAGCGGCGCCCGCGTCCCGCCGGGCCCACCGGGCCTGCCGTTCCTCGGCAACCTGCTCCTGCTGAGGCGCTCCTCGTCCGACGTGGAGGCCCTGCTCCGGCGCCTTGTCGCGCGGTACGGCCCCGTTGTGTCCCTGCGCGTGGGCTCCACCCTGTCGATCTTCATCTCCGACCGCCGCGTCGCGCACGCCGCCCTGGTCGGGAgcggcgccgcgctcgccgacCGCCCCGCGGTCACGCGCGGGCTCCTGGGGGAGAACGGCAACACCATCTCGCGCTCTAGCTACGGGCCCGtgtggcgcctcctccgccggaaCCTCGTCGCCGAGACGCTGCACCCGTCGCGGGTGAAGCTGTTCGGGCCGGCCCGCGCCTGGGTGCGCCGCGTGCTCGCGGAGATGCTCGGGCGGGAGGCCGAGGAGGCCAGGGCCCaggcgcgggcgccggccccCGTGATGGAGACTTTCCGGTACGCCATGTTCTGCCTCCTGGTGCTCATGTGCTTCGGCGAGCGGCTGGACGAGCCGGCGGTGCgcgacatcgccgccgcgcagCAGGCCTGGCTCATGTTCGTGGGCCAGAATGCCACCGTGCTCGCGTTCTGGCCGGCGCTGACCAGGATTCTCTTACGCGGCCGCCTCCAGAAGGGGCTCGATGCGCGGCGGCGCCAGAAGGAGCTCTTCGTGCCACTCATCGAGGCGCGCCGGGAGCGCAAGAAGCAGCTGGACAGCCCAGTtggcggcggggccgccgcggcggcgccggagaaggAGACGTTCGAGCACTCGTACGTGGACACGCTGCTCGACCTCAGGCTCGCCGACGAGGGGAACCGCGCGCTGACCGACGAAGAGATGGCGAACCTCTGCTCCGAGTTCCTCACCGCCGGGACCGACACGACGTCCACGGCGCTGCAGTGGATCATGGCGGAGCTCGTCAAGAACCCGGCCGTCCAGGAGAAACTCTACGGCGAGATCaaggcggcgtgcggcggcgagcAAGAGGAGGTTGGCGAGGAGGACACGCACAGGATGCCGTACCTCAAGGCCGTCATCCTCGAGGGCCTGCGTCGGCACCCTCCGGCGCACTTCCTGCTGGCGCACAAGGCGGCGGAGGACATCGAGGTCGGCGGGTACCTAATCCCCAAGGGCGCGACGGTGAACTTCACGGTGGCGGAGATGGGCTGGGACGAGCGGGAGTGGGACAGGCCCAGAGAGTTCGTGCCGGAGCGGTTCctgcccggcggcgacggcgagggcgtgGACGTGACGGGCAGCagggagatcaagatgatgccgttcggcgtcgggcggcggatCTGCGCCGGGCTCGGCATCGCCATGCTTCACTTGGAGTACTTCGTGGCCAACTTGGTCAGGGAATTCGAGTGGAAGGGGGTGCCCGGCGAGGAGGTGGACTTGACCGAGACGCGCGAGTTCACCACCGTCATGAAGATACCACTCCGCGCGCGGTTGCTGCGCAGAACCGCTGGCTGA